Proteins found in one Bacillus subtilis subsp. subtilis str. 168 genomic segment:
- the yebC gene encoding putative integral inner membrane protein (Evidence 3: Putative function from multiple computational evidences; PubMedId: 15849754, 16850406, 22720735; Product type m: membrane component), producing the protein MTEERKETFEEEINQSERIDADEEPLSRMSRKASRQSKQKQKQKQKPRQERGESTVKDKLASVWAAINRYCGFAFSILKSPAKTVVTDGFSHYKYGLISMLIFSIIFSIGNWFQLKASWNRPLGFGERHHAFYDGFLVVLVYLLIFFAVMVFAIWAVSRYMMKQKVTFREAAAVLGSLLVPVIAVSILWLIFAIVNIPMLTVLFTVLILFSIFFIIALYVQRVYQAAQDAPIDYIYCVFAVVAIALLFTAVTWPFISEYITASLIPL; encoded by the coding sequence ATGACGGAAGAAAGAAAAGAAACGTTTGAAGAAGAAATTAACCAGAGTGAAAGAATAGATGCAGATGAAGAACCGCTATCGAGAATGTCCAGAAAGGCGAGCCGGCAAAGCAAGCAGAAGCAAAAACAAAAGCAGAAACCGCGCCAGGAACGCGGTGAATCAACTGTTAAAGACAAGCTTGCGTCTGTTTGGGCAGCCATCAACAGATATTGCGGTTTTGCGTTCTCGATTTTAAAATCTCCGGCGAAAACTGTCGTAACGGATGGTTTTTCTCATTATAAGTACGGTCTGATTTCAATGCTTATATTCAGTATCATTTTTTCAATTGGGAATTGGTTTCAGTTAAAGGCAAGCTGGAATCGGCCGCTCGGTTTCGGAGAACGCCATCATGCTTTCTATGACGGGTTTTTAGTTGTTCTTGTGTATTTGCTGATCTTTTTCGCGGTAATGGTCTTTGCTATATGGGCTGTCTCCCGCTATATGATGAAGCAGAAGGTGACGTTCAGAGAAGCGGCTGCCGTATTGGGTTCATTGCTTGTACCCGTAATTGCTGTTTCAATCCTTTGGCTGATCTTTGCGATCGTAAATATCCCAATGCTGACAGTACTGTTTACGGTGCTGATCTTGTTTTCCATCTTTTTTATCATCGCGCTGTATGTACAGCGTGTGTACCAGGCGGCACAAGATGCACCAATTGATTATATCTATTGTGTATTTGCAGTAGTTGCGATAGCGCTGCTGTTTACGGCAGTGACTTGGCCGTTTATTTCTGAATATATTACGGCGTCGTTGATTCCGCTTTAA